Proteins co-encoded in one Bacteroidota bacterium genomic window:
- a CDS encoding T9SS type A sorting domain-containing protein — protein sequence MKKLALLFTVLLNAILRIDSVAQQMPLVYDVENTGANDPLPFLPSFSELPTVQPLPDPFEWADGRGRISHYSDWEYRRAEIGAQIQNYEIGVKPIRPDTITARYSDGVLTVNVTVNGKTLVLTSAVVLPSGSGPFPAVIGMNSPSGSIPSDVFSSRNIAQITFSHDQVTTYGNPQISNPYYQLYPSLNPSNTGQYSAWAWGVSRIIDGLELVQNVLPIDLKHIAVTGCSYAGKLALFAGALDERVALTIAQESGGGGATSWRYSHTLPATTVEDIDNTDYNWFRDSLKLFAANNVYRLPEDHHELIALCAPRALYVSGNPDYTWLSNPSCDVCSRGGQQVYNALGIPDRFGFSIIGGHSHCAVPDTQITEIGAFVDKFLLGIDTVNTTISDSPYSIDLTSWIPWTIPPLSAGNSYFGKTTLVSPPNLQKGMDTAITFTWNKSGDAQEYYIQLSTDLTFTKNAINDSTTDTARTLNGLLKSERYYWRVQIKSAAGTGLWSDVWQITTAGPLPAKPELLTAAQDSVQSTYLGFKFSWGKAAYADQYLIQISNDSTFIHINVSASTPDTLAAYFGFLEGEQYYWRIQASNVLGSGPWSDVSVFPQSPAGVKAEQGIPATYSLSQNYPNPFNPATTIKFALTKPALTTLVLYDILGREIQTLLDRELEAGYHEINLNAGPLPSGVYFYRIESGSFVQTRKMVLMK from the coding sequence GTGAAAAAATTGGCTCTTCTTTTCACTGTGCTGTTGAATGCTATACTGCGTATCGATTCCGTCGCTCAACAAATGCCTCTCGTCTACGATGTTGAGAACACCGGCGCAAATGACCCTCTCCCGTTTTTGCCATCGTTCAGTGAGCTTCCAACAGTGCAACCGTTGCCCGATCCGTTTGAGTGGGCCGACGGCAGAGGGCGCATTTCCCACTACTCCGACTGGGAATACCGGCGCGCTGAGATTGGCGCACAGATCCAAAACTATGAGATCGGCGTAAAGCCGATCCGTCCGGACACGATCACCGCCAGGTATTCCGACGGCGTACTCACGGTGAACGTTACCGTGAACGGCAAGACGCTTGTGCTCACTTCGGCGGTTGTCCTTCCGTCCGGAAGCGGGCCATTCCCCGCAGTGATCGGAATGAACAGCCCGAGCGGCAGTATCCCGTCTGATGTTTTCAGCAGCCGCAACATCGCGCAGATCACCTTCAGTCACGACCAGGTAACGACGTACGGCAACCCGCAGATTTCGAACCCCTACTACCAGCTTTACCCTTCTCTTAATCCGTCGAACACTGGACAATACAGCGCATGGGCGTGGGGAGTGAGCCGGATTATCGACGGCCTTGAACTGGTGCAGAATGTCCTTCCGATCGACCTCAAGCACATAGCCGTTACCGGCTGCTCCTATGCCGGCAAACTGGCTCTCTTCGCCGGCGCGTTGGATGAACGGGTTGCGCTGACCATCGCACAGGAATCCGGCGGCGGCGGCGCTACGTCGTGGCGGTACTCGCATACGCTTCCGGCCACGACCGTGGAAGATATCGATAACACGGACTATAACTGGTTCAGAGATTCGCTCAAACTTTTTGCCGCCAACAATGTTTACCGTCTCCCGGAGGACCATCACGAGCTGATCGCTCTCTGCGCCCCACGCGCGCTGTACGTTTCGGGGAACCCTGATTATACGTGGCTATCTAATCCGTCGTGCGACGTCTGCAGCAGAGGGGGACAGCAGGTCTACAATGCGCTAGGTATTCCGGACAGGTTTGGCTTCTCCATTATCGGCGGACATTCCCACTGCGCCGTTCCGGATACCCAGATCACGGAAATTGGTGCTTTCGTCGATAAATTCCTCCTTGGGATCGACACCGTCAACACGACCATATCGGACAGCCCGTACAGCATCGACCTCACCTCGTGGATCCCATGGACCATTCCGCCCCTTTCGGCCGGCAATTCATATTTTGGAAAAACCACGTTGGTCTCTCCGCCGAATCTTCAAAAGGGGATGGACACCGCGATCACCTTTACGTGGAACAAGTCCGGCGACGCTCAAGAATACTATATCCAGCTGTCCACCGACCTCACGTTCACAAAAAATGCCATCAACGATTCAACGACCGATACGGCAAGAACGCTCAACGGCTTATTAAAAAGCGAACGCTACTATTGGCGCGTGCAAATAAAGAGCGCCGCCGGTACCGGTCTCTGGAGCGATGTCTGGCAGATCACCACGGCGGGTCCTCTGCCGGCTAAACCGGAGTTATTGACCGCGGCGCAGGATTCGGTTCAATCGACGTATCTCGGATTTAAGTTCAGCTGGGGAAAGGCCGCCTACGCCGATCAATATTTGATCCAGATATCCAACGATTCGACCTTCATCCACATTAACGTGTCGGCGTCGACGCCGGATACGCTCGCGGCATACTTCGGTTTCTTGGAAGGGGAGCAGTACTACTGGCGGATCCAGGCGAGCAATGTTCTGGGCTCCGGACCCTGGAGCGATGTCTCCGTGTTCCCGCAATCCCCGGCAGGGGTTAAAGCGGAGCAAGGAATTCCGGCAACGTACTCATTGAGTCAGAACTATCCCAACCCATTCAACCCGGCGACGACCATAAAATTTGCTTTGACGAAGCCGGCGCTGACGACGCTGGTTCTCTACGATATTCTCGGCAGAGAAATCCAGACTTTATTAGACAGAGAGTTGGAGGCGGGATATCACGAGATCAATCTCAATGCAGGCCCCCTCCCGAGCGGAGTTTATTTTTATAGGATTGAATCGGGAAGCTTCGTTCAAACCCGGAAAATGGTCTTGATGAAGTAA
- a CDS encoding T9SS type A sorting domain-containing protein, translating to MKRTISLFFVAFIASRFELYSQQLTWQEHAIDLWNKTGQGMQDFRVEIGPTTVTTADTQMQVSLPAPADVFSPPNAVWFSNMWQALQSDTITLPGGPTQISFPWLFSSYHLDFYVRADSVLHIEDDVYDVVQQKVIDTAFQAFINTNSFIYDTMSNQWIPGFIVRGLRTFSFMADKGEKIITRTRVNTGALVDTSVLSFSLVDVFVSYTDSAAFRKLYPDLPAEIQNFTTSVPEPTGTPRSFALQQNYPNPFNPATVISYQLAVSSRVTLKVYDILGKEVATLVDEQKQPGSYRVMFDGSRLASGIYFYRLQTGSFTATKKLMLVK from the coding sequence ATGAAACGAACAATCTCCCTTTTCTTCGTCGCATTCATCGCTTCCCGTTTTGAACTCTATTCGCAGCAGCTTACCTGGCAGGAGCATGCCATTGACCTGTGGAATAAAACCGGACAAGGCATGCAGGATTTCAGGGTGGAAATCGGTCCGACGACCGTGACAACCGCCGATACCCAGATGCAGGTAAGCTTACCGGCCCCCGCTGATGTGTTTTCTCCTCCAAATGCAGTTTGGTTCTCAAACATGTGGCAGGCCCTGCAATCGGACACGATCACCCTGCCGGGAGGACCTACACAAATAAGTTTCCCGTGGCTATTTAGCTCCTACCACCTGGACTTTTATGTTCGAGCCGATTCGGTGCTGCATATCGAGGATGACGTCTATGACGTTGTTCAACAGAAGGTCATCGATACTGCATTCCAGGCTTTTATCAATACAAATTCCTTCATCTATGATACGATGAGCAATCAATGGATCCCGGGATTCATCGTGAGAGGTTTGCGTACTTTCTCTTTCATGGCGGACAAAGGGGAGAAAATTATCACCCGGACGAGAGTCAATACCGGCGCTTTGGTTGACACGTCAGTCTTAAGCTTCTCATTAGTTGACGTTTTTGTCAGTTATACCGACAGTGCCGCATTCAGGAAACTATACCCAGACTTGCCGGCTGAGATTCAGAACTTCACGACGTCGGTTCCCGAACCGACCGGAACTCCCCGAAGTTTTGCTCTTCAGCAGAATTATCCGAACCCTTTCAATCCGGCGACGGTGATCAGTTATCAGTTGGCAGTGAGCAGTCGCGTAACGCTGAAGGTCTACGATATTCTCGGCAAAGAGGTTGCAACGTTGGTCGACGAACAGAAACAGCCCGGTTCGTACCGGGTGATGTTTGATGGTTCGAGGCTGGCGAGCGGAATCTACTTCTACAGATTACAAACCGGCTCGTTTACCGCAACGAAGAAATTGATGCTGGTCAAATGA
- a CDS encoding response regulator, whose product MPKILVIDDDEFVNGMIVQLLSEAGYEAEGARDGNSGLKILESKQFDLIVTDIVMPEKEGIETIIAIRNINKTLPIIAISGGGKIDPQQYLRMAQHFGADQTFQKPFDRGHFLAAIQKCLSRIQDTQVKP is encoded by the coding sequence ATGCCAAAAATACTGGTAATCGATGATGATGAATTCGTGAACGGAATGATTGTGCAGCTTCTTTCAGAAGCTGGCTATGAGGCCGAGGGCGCCCGTGATGGAAATTCCGGATTGAAGATTCTCGAATCAAAGCAATTTGACCTGATTGTCACCGACATTGTCATGCCCGAAAAAGAAGGAATCGAAACGATAATTGCAATACGGAATATCAACAAAACTCTCCCGATTATTGCTATTTCGGGCGGCGGAAAAATAGATCCGCAACAATACCTGAGGATGGCACAACATTTCGGCGCCGACCAGACATTTCAAAAACCTTTTGACAGAGGACATTTTTTAGCAGCTATTCAAAAATGCCTTTCAAGAATACAAGATACGCAAGTCAAACCATAA
- a CDS encoding PAS domain S-box protein has protein sequence MSIQTFVRQYLMPPHFEDEEKNLVAGIFITTAIATFASLCFWLMYHMPAGQPSLLPPIILLAIIALLSIAFFRKGFLSLSVIMLLWALLGFLDYMAVKNDGVHDTVVFALPAVLVVAALMLKRRHFVLFGFVSLSSIIAVGYLEIIGVIKNGYSQSTNPLDIIDLALIFTITAVALRWLSENFIRTLARERNAEREIKKHASQLIESEQRYRTLFEGADDAIFIASTDVFIDCNKTALSIFGCEDRSEIIGHSSWELSPPRQPDGRDSKEKAVELIRAAIEGSPQHFYWKNCRKNGTAFDAEISLSRFEMGGQILVQTIVRDITERKLAEDALRISEERYRMLYEDNPCMYLTVDSHGTLISVNRHGANKLGYSTDELVGQSGLNVIHPDDREVVRQHISSSMQNPLQVVHSEYRKVCKDGAIMCVRESARAVTNVTGKQEILIVCEDITELKRMEMIIKRSEELYRTIFENTGTAMIVIEEDMLISLANTEAVHLSGYTREEIVGKKYSTEFVVKEDQEQLVLQHRLRIRNQDAALRQREFHITTKSGDIRNVFLTASIIPGTKKTVVSLQDITEQKRAEEALRQAQKLESIGTLAGGIAHDFNNVLLGIIGYTEMSLRFAERNSRLEKNLLKILKATDRATHLIEQILTFSRKTNPQTSIISLRPIIKEVLDLLKASIPSSVVIDFDLEKTSKSVLADPTDIHEVLLNLATNAVHAMNRKGTLTIRLYEKDLDQIIYGLSGNIGPGEYLVIEVADTGRGMDATTLSKAFEPFFTTKPLGEGTGLGLSVVLGVVQSVGGNIQVESEVGHGTTFKLFFPVTRQSSSVATNDDAVLQFPGTERILFVDDEQMLTEMVEELLTPLGYRVVGISDSAFALEFLKENIMNIDVLITDQTMPNLSGIELAEEALKIRRDLPVILCTGFSDEANPKMVGDVGVRQFLTKPFRTYELSKAIREVIDHRNQELLDAKNTGNR, from the coding sequence ATGTCTATACAGACTTTTGTTCGACAGTATCTCATGCCCCCGCATTTTGAGGATGAGGAAAAAAATCTCGTTGCTGGAATATTTATTACAACAGCGATTGCTACGTTTGCCAGCTTGTGTTTCTGGTTGATGTATCACATGCCCGCCGGGCAACCCTCTCTCTTGCCACCAATCATTCTTCTTGCAATCATTGCGCTGCTGTCAATTGCCTTTTTCCGGAAAGGATTCCTGAGCTTATCAGTGATCATGCTGCTATGGGCTCTGCTCGGTTTTTTGGACTACATGGCGGTGAAAAACGATGGAGTCCACGATACAGTTGTTTTTGCTCTTCCCGCAGTTCTTGTCGTCGCAGCACTCATGCTGAAAAGAAGGCATTTCGTCCTTTTTGGCTTCGTTTCTCTTTCTTCTATTATCGCGGTTGGATATTTGGAGATCATCGGGGTAATCAAGAATGGTTACAGCCAAAGCACTAACCCTCTCGATATCATCGATTTGGCCCTCATCTTTACTATCACGGCCGTTGCGCTCCGTTGGCTTTCAGAAAACTTTATTAGAACTCTTGCACGGGAAAGAAATGCAGAGCGAGAGATCAAAAAACACGCTAGTCAGCTCATTGAATCCGAGCAACGTTATCGCACACTCTTTGAAGGAGCTGATGATGCTATCTTCATTGCGAGCACCGACGTGTTTATCGATTGCAATAAGACCGCTCTCAGTATTTTCGGATGTGAAGATCGGTCAGAAATTATTGGTCATAGTTCGTGGGAGCTTTCCCCTCCTCGGCAGCCCGACGGGAGAGACTCAAAAGAAAAGGCCGTTGAATTGATCCGTGCCGCGATTGAAGGATCTCCTCAACATTTCTACTGGAAGAATTGCCGGAAAAATGGCACAGCTTTCGACGCCGAGATCTCACTGAGCCGGTTTGAAATGGGGGGCCAGATCTTGGTTCAAACAATAGTAAGGGATATCACTGAGCGAAAACTGGCCGAAGATGCACTTCGGATCAGCGAAGAAAGATACAGGATGCTCTATGAAGACAACCCGTGCATGTACTTGACCGTGGATTCCCATGGCACCTTGATCTCCGTCAATCGCCACGGAGCGAATAAACTTGGCTACAGCACGGACGAATTAGTAGGACAATCAGGCTTAAACGTTATCCACCCGGATGACAGAGAAGTGGTCAGGCAGCACATCTCGAGCAGTATGCAGAATCCGCTGCAGGTCGTCCACTCGGAATATCGAAAGGTTTGTAAAGATGGCGCTATCATGTGTGTACGAGAGTCTGCACGGGCAGTTACAAACGTTACGGGAAAGCAGGAGATCTTGATCGTTTGTGAGGATATTACAGAGTTGAAGCGGATGGAGATGATCATCAAGAGAAGTGAAGAGCTATACCGGACAATTTTTGAGAACACCGGAACGGCCATGATTGTGATCGAGGAGGACATGCTCATTAGTCTCGCGAATACGGAAGCTGTACATCTATCAGGATACACACGGGAAGAGATTGTGGGGAAGAAATACTCGACCGAGTTCGTTGTAAAAGAGGATCAGGAGCAACTGGTTCTTCAGCATCGTTTAAGGATCAGGAACCAGGATGCAGCGCTCCGGCAGCGGGAATTCCACATAACCACAAAATCAGGAGATATCCGCAATGTATTTCTTACTGCTAGCATCATCCCCGGTACAAAAAAGACGGTTGTTTCGTTGCAGGATATCACGGAACAAAAACGTGCCGAAGAGGCTTTGCGCCAGGCGCAAAAGCTGGAAAGCATCGGAACGCTCGCAGGAGGCATCGCCCACGATTTCAACAATGTTCTTTTGGGAATTATAGGATATACTGAGATGTCACTTCGATTTGCGGAAAGGAATTCCAGGCTTGAAAAGAACTTGCTGAAAATCCTCAAAGCCACAGACAGAGCAACGCATCTCATCGAACAGATTCTCACATTTAGCAGGAAAACCAACCCCCAGACGTCAATCATTTCTCTTCGGCCGATCATTAAGGAGGTTCTGGATCTGCTCAAAGCTTCGATCCCCAGCTCGGTTGTGATAGATTTCGATTTGGAGAAAACTTCGAAATCTGTTCTTGCGGACCCTACGGACATACACGAGGTGCTGCTCAATCTTGCAACCAATGCGGTTCATGCAATGAATCGGAAGGGGACGTTGACGATCCGGCTTTATGAAAAAGATCTCGACCAGATCATTTACGGGCTATCGGGAAATATCGGACCTGGTGAATACCTGGTTATAGAGGTTGCTGACACTGGCCGTGGTATGGACGCGACGACGCTTTCAAAAGCCTTTGAACCATTTTTTACAACAAAACCTTTGGGTGAAGGTACCGGGTTGGGGCTTAGCGTTGTTCTTGGAGTAGTCCAGTCAGTAGGGGGAAACATCCAAGTAGAAAGCGAAGTCGGACACGGCACCACCTTCAAGTTGTTCTTTCCCGTAACCAGACAGTCTTCTTCCGTGGCTACAAACGATGATGCTGTACTCCAATTCCCTGGCACTGAGCGCATCCTTTTTGTTGATGATGAACAAATGCTTACAGAAATGGTTGAAGAACTGCTTACTCCTCTGGGGTACAGAGTAGTCGGAATTTCAGACAGCGCCTTTGCCTTGGAATTCCTGAAGGAAAACATAATGAACATCGATGTCCTTATAACCGATCAGACAATGCCAAACCTGTCCGGAATTGAATTGGCGGAAGAGGCCCTGAAAATAAGAAGAGATCTCCCCGTTATCCTCTGCACAGGATTCAGCGATGAAGCAAATCCAAAGATGGTTGGGGATGTCGGCGTCAGGCAATTCCTTACAAAACCCTTTAGGACTTATGAATTAAGTAAGGCAATACGAGAGGTGATTGACCATAGAAACCAGGAGCTATTAGATGCCAAAAATACTGGTAATCGATGA
- a CDS encoding chemotaxis protein CheW, whose amino-acid sequence MTEKTTDLKGSSLGKPEELLQLVSFKIGEEEFGVDILKVQEINRMMVVTRVPDAPEFVVGVVNLRGKVIPVVDLRKRFGMEKKEPDKHTRIIVMELEEKLVGFIVDAVSEVLRIPRSVTEPPPSITTDINVDYITAIGKLNDRLITLLDIERILSN is encoded by the coding sequence ATGACTGAGAAAACAACAGATCTTAAGGGATCTTCATTGGGAAAACCCGAGGAGCTTCTCCAACTGGTGAGCTTTAAAATCGGGGAAGAGGAATTCGGGGTTGACATCCTCAAAGTGCAGGAAATCAACCGAATGATGGTTGTTACGCGCGTCCCGGATGCGCCTGAATTCGTTGTAGGTGTGGTCAACCTCCGGGGTAAAGTCATCCCTGTCGTTGACTTACGAAAAAGGTTCGGGATGGAGAAGAAAGAACCCGACAAACATACACGCATTATCGTAATGGAGCTTGAAGAGAAATTGGTCGGGTTCATTGTTGATGCAGTCAGCGAAGTTCTGAGAATTCCCAGGAGTGTGACAGAACCGCCGCCGAGCATCACGACAGACATTAATGTTGACTATATCACGGCAATTGGCAAGTTGAACGACCGCCTGATCACCCTGCTCGATATCGAGAGGATCCTCTCAAACTAG
- a CDS encoding methyl-accepting chemotaxis protein, with protein MKWFSDLKLKTKLLSSFLCVAFGLPIIGMVGIIEMHNLSTANTLMYENVTIPTAELGDIQSNIQATAAQFYSLLLSTNGDDDRRSAERINQLIAKVDTDLVSFDKTIISQSIRDAFKEFVETRGEYTSKVKEALDLATSNRKREAYSFAKTELAPIRLKMAGSLDRLVELKKAAAKETANENAQLASQATWITLGIVAFGTALAIALGLYIARIIGNPVKKLAEQADTIANGDLTVEVKQHSKDEVGQLAASFKVMVENLRQTIGQVGEASSAVASASSEISSSTEEMAAGAQEQTSQAGEVASAVEEMTKTIVENSKNASITAETAKEAKQAAGLGGSVVEETIVGMKRIADVVNKSAETVRALGKSSDQIGEIIGVIDDIADQTNLLALNAAIEAARAGEQGRGFAVVADEVRKLAERTTKATKEIAGMIKQIQSDTKGAVSSMEEGTQKVAEGIALADKAGASLREIVEISQKVTDMIAQIAAASEEQSSASEQISKNVEAISSVTNETASGTQQIARAAEDLNRLTENLQRVVEKFKLSAGEGSNKVSLKHSTHLRQTEGKSKVAVQENGTLVSHKEG; from the coding sequence ATGAAATGGTTCTCTGATCTAAAATTGAAGACAAAGCTTCTCTCATCATTTCTTTGTGTAGCGTTTGGCTTACCAATCATTGGGATGGTCGGGATTATTGAGATGCACAATTTGAGTACCGCGAACACATTAATGTATGAGAACGTGACGATTCCAACGGCAGAATTAGGAGATATCCAGTCAAACATCCAGGCGACAGCTGCGCAATTTTATTCCCTTCTTCTCTCGACAAATGGTGATGATGATCGCAGATCTGCGGAAAGGATTAACCAGTTGATCGCAAAGGTCGACACCGACTTAGTGAGTTTTGATAAAACCATCATCTCCCAGTCAATTAGGGATGCGTTCAAAGAATTTGTCGAAACTCGCGGCGAATATACCTCCAAGGTGAAAGAAGCCCTCGACCTCGCTACCTCGAATAGAAAAAGAGAAGCCTATTCTTTCGCAAAAACTGAATTGGCGCCCATAAGGCTAAAGATGGCGGGATCGTTGGACAGGCTTGTAGAATTAAAGAAGGCGGCAGCAAAGGAGACCGCCAATGAGAACGCACAACTAGCAAGTCAAGCGACGTGGATTACCTTAGGTATCGTGGCTTTTGGAACGGCGTTGGCCATCGCGTTAGGATTGTACATTGCTCGGATCATCGGTAATCCAGTGAAGAAGCTAGCGGAGCAAGCTGATACTATCGCGAACGGCGACTTAACAGTAGAAGTAAAGCAGCATTCGAAAGACGAGGTGGGACAGTTAGCGGCATCCTTTAAAGTGATGGTGGAAAACCTGCGGCAAACGATCGGCCAGGTTGGTGAAGCATCGTCGGCCGTGGCGAGCGCAAGCAGTGAGATTAGCAGCAGTACGGAAGAGATGGCAGCCGGTGCACAGGAGCAAACAAGCCAGGCGGGCGAAGTGGCGAGCGCTGTGGAGGAGATGACCAAAACGATTGTCGAGAATTCCAAGAACGCTTCAATAACTGCCGAAACTGCCAAAGAGGCAAAACAAGCCGCAGGATTAGGGGGAAGCGTTGTCGAAGAAACAATTGTTGGCATGAAGCGAATCGCCGATGTCGTTAATAAGTCTGCAGAGACGGTAAGAGCGCTGGGAAAATCAAGCGACCAGATTGGAGAGATCATCGGCGTTATCGATGACATTGCCGACCAAACAAACCTTCTCGCGCTCAACGCGGCAATTGAAGCGGCCCGAGCTGGAGAACAGGGACGCGGATTTGCAGTTGTTGCAGATGAGGTCAGAAAGCTCGCCGAGCGGACCACGAAAGCGACAAAGGAAATTGCCGGAATGATTAAGCAGATCCAATCGGATACGAAGGGGGCAGTGAGTTCGATGGAAGAGGGAACTCAGAAGGTTGCCGAGGGAATCGCGTTAGCTGATAAAGCAGGCGCATCGTTGCGCGAAATTGTTGAAATTTCCCAGAAGGTGACAGACATGATTGCACAGATCGCCGCAGCAAGCGAAGAGCAATCAAGCGCTAGTGAGCAGATATCCAAGAATGTCGAAGCAATCAGCAGTGTGACAAACGAAACAGCAAGCGGAACACAACAAATTGCACGGGCGGCAGAGGATCTCAATAGGCTGACGGAGAACCTGCAACGAGTAGTTGAAAAGTTCAAGCTCAGTGCCGGCGAGGGTTCAAACAAAGTGAGTTTAAAGCATTCAACGCATCTTCGCCAGACGGAAGGGAAATCAAAGGTCGCCGTTCAAGAAAACGGTACCTTAGTATCTCATAAAGAGGGGTAA
- a CDS encoding response regulator transcription factor codes for MAIRILIVDDHPIVREGLIGLLKGAPDCKVIAEASEADEALAKARKEKPDMILLDIALPGKSGFELLKQLHIEMPKIKVVVLSMYSETQYAIRCLKAGAKAYLTKRSAPKELLNAITKVIAGGKYISAALSELLAREIGFDATSEPHERLSDREFQVLCFLGQGMTVTQISKALSISASTVNKYRSQILYKMNLHTTAQLIRYALDNNLTYPSE; via the coding sequence TTGGCGATTCGAATACTCATAGTAGATGACCATCCTATCGTCCGGGAGGGATTGATCGGACTTCTGAAGGGGGCGCCGGACTGTAAAGTCATCGCTGAGGCTTCTGAAGCAGATGAAGCGCTTGCGAAAGCGCGGAAGGAAAAACCAGATATGATCTTGCTGGACATCGCTTTGCCCGGCAAGAGTGGATTCGAACTTCTGAAGCAACTCCATATAGAAATGCCCAAGATAAAAGTTGTTGTCCTGAGCATGTACTCCGAGACGCAATATGCCATCCGGTGCCTCAAGGCAGGGGCCAAAGCTTATCTCACAAAGCGAAGCGCGCCAAAAGAGTTGTTGAATGCCATTACAAAAGTAATCGCCGGGGGCAAGTATATCAGCGCGGCCTTGTCAGAGCTTTTAGCAAGGGAAATCGGCTTTGATGCAACATCTGAGCCGCACGAACGCTTGTCCGATCGCGAGTTTCAGGTGCTCTGTTTCTTGGGTCAGGGAATGACAGTAACCCAGATTTCCAAAGCCCTCTCCATTAGTGCTTCCACAGTCAACAAATACAGATCCCAAATTCTGTATAAAATGAATCTGCACACAACTGCTCAGCTTATCCGCTACGCTCTCGATAACAATCTTACTTACCCTTCCGAGTAG
- a CDS encoding PAS domain-containing sensor histidine kinase, translating to MRNQKQGRRSIRGVSAVADKSKSENQSKMMNVPRQAKRSERRKGTSDLTLATAKIKKRVGVQNNLWNDLSFTRNFLAAIKVGVALLANRTIIGTNDHFCKMTGYKERELIGKPARLLYPEEEQYLTKGRILYDFVDATKKGTEGMMRRKDGSLMDVRVYVCPFDRKRASRGFVVTIVDISARKKAERTLESSMEQLHALTARLEDIREDERRSLSRELHDQLGQILSAISLDLEAAKKLDAAKEKLITRKLDSALELTDNAIGIVKNVSARLRPSLLDHLGLLAAIEWLTNEFERITEVPCERDLPAEELEIDESRATALFRILQEALTNVARHARAKKVKVSLKDSTNEIVLSVVDNGIGISDRDLHNPKSIGLLGIQERLRPLKGISTFRRGPHGGTEVLIRVPKSIKE from the coding sequence ATGAGAAATCAAAAACAGGGTCGACGTTCGATACGTGGCGTGTCGGCAGTCGCTGACAAGTCGAAATCTGAAAATCAATCCAAAATGATGAACGTGCCTAGACAAGCCAAGCGGAGTGAGAGAAGAAAGGGTACCAGTGATCTCACCTTGGCCACAGCGAAGATCAAAAAGCGAGTTGGCGTGCAGAATAATCTTTGGAATGATCTTTCATTTACGAGGAATTTCCTTGCTGCAATCAAGGTGGGAGTAGCCCTTCTGGCCAACCGGACTATAATCGGGACGAACGATCATTTCTGTAAGATGACCGGATACAAGGAAAGAGAATTGATCGGCAAACCGGCGCGTTTGCTCTACCCGGAGGAAGAACAGTACCTCACAAAAGGAAGAATATTATACGATTTTGTAGACGCAACAAAAAAAGGGACAGAAGGGATGATGAGAAGGAAGGACGGTTCCCTTATGGATGTTCGCGTGTATGTCTGTCCATTCGACCGGAAGAGGGCATCAAGGGGATTCGTTGTAACCATTGTGGATATTTCGGCGCGAAAAAAAGCGGAACGAACGTTGGAATCCTCAATGGAGCAACTTCATGCACTTACCGCAAGACTTGAAGACATCCGCGAAGATGAACGACGATCGCTTTCTCGAGAACTTCACGACCAGCTTGGACAGATCCTTTCGGCGATCTCCCTGGATTTAGAGGCAGCCAAGAAACTCGACGCCGCCAAAGAGAAGTTGATCACACGCAAACTCGATTCTGCGCTCGAATTAACTGACAATGCCATTGGTATCGTCAAAAATGTTTCGGCCAGGTTGCGCCCTAGCTTGCTCGACCACCTTGGACTCCTCGCCGCAATTGAATGGCTGACAAACGAGTTCGAACGGATAACGGAGGTTCCTTGTGAGCGCGACCTTCCCGCCGAGGAACTTGAGATCGATGAGAGTCGGGCAACCGCTCTTTTTAGGATTCTGCAGGAAGCACTCACCAATGTCGCTCGCCATGCACGCGCAAAAAAAGTGAAAGTGAGCCTCAAGGATTCTACCAATGAGATTGTTCTTTCGGTCGTCGATAACGGCATTGGTATCTCTGACCGTGACCTTCATAACCCGAAATCGATCGGCCTGTTGGGCATTCAGGAGCGCTTGCGACCATTAAAAGGAATCAGTACTTTCCGCCGTGGGCCCCATGGCGGGACGGAAGTGTTGATTCGGGTTCCCAAAAGTATTAAGGAATAG